The nucleotide window GTTATACATCAGCATATGGCTAAGAAATCAATCCATATGTATCACGCCGATGACACTATCTCTACACACGCTATTTCCGATTTACTTCCCTTTAATTTTACATCCAATACTTTAAGCTCTTAACCATTGAAGAATTACGTAGCCTTTTTAGATTTTCAACACCTTGATCATCCTGTATTTCTTAAATCGTTTGCACAATCATTAAGTCAGCATAAAAATCGCCAAGGAATTATCATTCATGGCGATAGCGAGTATACTAATAGACTCATGCAAACGGGTATGATGCGCGAAGATGCTCGTAAGCGTGCCATCATGGATTTGAATAGAAGACTTGTTGCCTTATTTGCCGATCATGGCATATCTACCATTGGTTTACAGTCGTACCAGAAAGAACTTATTAGTCGCCAAGAGGATGGAACGCTCAAATTGAATCATGATGCGCTCCAAAGCCTGCCTGAAACTCCTATGTTATTGCTATCAAGTCTGATAAATGACGGTGGAAAACCAACTTATGTGGATCCAATTGAACTCATTCAGTTTTTGAATAAAGAAATTTCTGATTCAGAACTGGTTTTATTTTCTCAGCATCAAGGTTCTGATATTTTTAAAAGCAACGATGATAGCATGACGTTAAATTGGGGAAAAATCCCTTCTGAATATGCTGAAAAGCACCTTTCTGAGGAACAATTAAAGGTAACTGATCGAGTGATTTTAACCACACCGATGCAGTTTTCGGAGTGGCCTCGGCTGAAAAACCATTCAGTAATAGAATAAAAGATGTTTTTTTATGCTTAAAAGTGAAAAAAATGCACTTTTTAATTTGATTGGATACCCCTTATTCGATAGATTCAGCGCAGATTCCAATAGGAAGAAATTTTAAACAACAATTAACGGAGTTACATAATGAGTAGAGTAACAGAATTACAAGGTTTAGTTGAACAAGTTTCAGCTGAAATGGAGAAATTTTACGATAAAGGAAACAAAGCAGCCGGTACACGTGCACGTAAAGGACTTCAGGACTTAAAGAAATTAGCTCAGGACATTCGTCTTGAAATTCAAGCAAAAAAGAATGCTGAGTAATTTGGAACTCATTTCTTTAAAAAGCCTTTCAGTAATGAAAGGCTTTTTTTTTAACCCTAACCCAAAACTATTATGTATAGAGATTTAGCTGACGCCGTAGAGTCCTTTAAGGAAAAAGGATATACACATAATTTCATTATCGAAGACAACAGTATTACCTGCGAAGAGCTTGATCAATCGTTTACTATCGATGACCTTAAAATCGTAGAGTCTTACAACCAAGATGCTGGTACAGACCCAGGTAGTGAATCAACGGTATACGCCCTTGAAGCCATTGATGGCACCAAAGGCACCCTTATCATTGGCTTTGGTATATATTCTGACCCCACAAAAGCTAAAATTGTGGATGCTCTTTTAAAGAGTAAAGATGGACAATAGTTAGTTGTCACTCATATATTTAGCAGGTATAGGATTATCTGCTGATTCTGAAGCCCAATAGATTGTAACCACCCACCATCGGCTTCCATCATGCATAAGCTGAATGCTGTTAATTCCTCTAGAAAATGGCTCTGCATCGTGTTTACTTCTTTTAGAAGCATAGGTACTAAACACTTGCGCTATATGCCCAAATTGATGCACTTCTTTGTGTAATTCGTACTCAAAGAAACCCTTTTCATAAAACGATTTATCTACCCATGGCACATAGTCTGTGGTAGACATGGATCGATATACGATTTTACCTTCACGATTTTTTCCCGTTGATATCAAACGGGCATCATCAATGAATAAATTATGAAAACGATCCCAATCTCTTTGTTCGCCCTTTTCTCCAGAAATTGAAGCGTAGAGAGCCGTTATAATAGCATCTATACTCTCTACATCACTTGAGTAGTCTTTGTTCGTTTGTGCTTGAATATTGAGCGTGGTCGCACCCATTATTAACAAAAGTGCTGCGGTTATCTTTTTCATATGTAAAATTTTAGAGTTAGAGATCTGCTATACAATTAGTTGGTCGCCGAGTATCTACAATAGTAAATATTTTCCATGCACCATCTTTCTTAATGAATTGTAGTTGATTTACCCCGCAATGCGAAAAGCGATCTCCAGCATAAAATGAATAAGGTACCCAAGCCATCGCCAGTGCCCCATCAATTTTAATTTCTACATTCGCGATTCGTTCATCCCATATTGTGTTTTTCGGGGTTCCTACAGCTTTTAGAAATTGGGGTAACGAACCTGAACGAAGCTGGCTTATTCCATTCTCGTCTTCAACAACAGTTTGCATACTAGCATTTGATAAGAAAACACTGCTCACCATGCTACTATCACTTGTACGCATGCCGTCAAAAAGGATATTAATATTTGATAGAATAGCACGTTCGTCAGCATTATTTTGAGCATTAATAGCTTCACTTGTTGCTAGTACAAACAAAAATATGATTAGAAAGTTTTTCATGAGTATTAGGTATTTAATACTAAAAAAGAGGCTATTGAACTATTTACTTTACTTTTTTGTAAATCACTAGAGTTCAAAGCGTTAATGAATTACTAAATATTGTTAATGAATAGACGATAAGCAAAAGGTATAAATTTCATCAAGCGGGTTATAATGGTTCAGACGCGGTCTATAAAAATATTATTGGCAGGTAATACTGCATCTGACATTGATGAAATAAAATATCATTTACGCAGATTAGAAAGAGATTATAAACTTACTACCACCACCAGTTTCGATATTTTTAAAAATCACTATTCTAAAAGAGTCCCTGATTTAGTAATCGTTGACTTGGACAATCCTGATTATAACGGTTCATCAATTCTCAACTTTGTACGCCAAAAGTCGCCTTACCATCCCATTTTTATAATTTCAGATAAGCTAGATGAATCTTCGGTTATACGATTTATTGTTGAGAACAAAGCCAATGATCATTTTCGAAAAAATGATTTAAGCCGTCTTCACTCATCCGTTGAACGTGAGGTTTTAAATTTAGCACTTAAGCTAGAATTGAAAGATAAAACCGATTCACTTCAAAAAAGTGAGATGCTTCTTAAAGAAACTCAAAAGCTTGCAAAGCTTGGCAGTTGGTCTATGGACCTAAACACACTCGATGTACAATGGTCGGATGAAATGTTTAGAATATTCGAGGTAGATAAATCGCTAGGAACACCCAATCTTGAAGAACTTAGGTCCTTTTATCACCCAGATGATGCCGATTTATTTAAAGAACCCGTATACAATCAGCAATACGAACCATACAAATTGGAAGGTAGAATATTTGATTCTAACGGGAATCTAAAATTTGTAGAAATTTCTGGAGATTTTAAGTTTGATAAGAACAACAAGCCCTATTTAGTAATGGGTACGTTGCGGGATATAACAGAGTCAAAAAAGGCTCAATTAAAAATTAAGCAGAAAGATGAACAGCTGAAAAACATCACCAATAACATCAATGTATTGGTATTAAAATATGTTTTATATCCGAATGGAACCGATGCCATTCTTTATGTAAACGATGTAATTGAGGAAATGGGTGAAATCCCAAAATCAGCACCACTTGAAGATACTGCTAATGTCTGGAGTTTAGTACATCCTGATGATATCGAAGGGGTCAAACAGTCTGTGGTACACTCGGCACAGAATTTGGTTTTATGGGAGAAGGATTTTAGAGTTATTACTCCCTCTGGAAAATTGAAGTGGTTATCTTCAAAAGGAACCCCCGAACTTCAACCAGATGGTAGTGTACACTGGGATACAGTTATAATAGATGTAACCGAGGAGAAAAAAGTTCAAGATTCAATTAAAGAGTCAGAACGTAAGATTCGCGCACTCCTCCATACATCCCCTGTAGGTATTTATCTTATTGACGCAAAAGGCATCGTTACTGACTTTTGGAATCATACTGCTGAACAAATTTTTGGATATAAAAAGGAAGAAGTAATCGGAAATTTTTTACCCTATTTAGGCGAAGATGATTTACAAGAATACTACACCATCATCGACCAAATTCAGCTGGGTGAAGTGCTTCGCAATAAGCGGCTAAAACGAACCAATAAAGAGGGGAATGATATCTTTATTGAAATCAATACGAGCCCACTTTTCGATGATCAAAACAATCTTGAAAGTGTATTGGTAATTGTATCTGATGTAAGCCCACTTGTAGAGAAAGAGAATAGTTTAAAGCGGTCTTTGGCTGAAAAGGAGTTACTGCTTGCAGAAGTTCACCATAGAGTAAAAAACAATCTTGCAATCATAACAGGTTTATTAAACTTACAAGGACTTCAACTAAAGAATGATGAGTTGAGCGGTAT belongs to Balneola vulgaris DSM 17893 and includes:
- a CDS encoding PAS domain S-box protein; the encoded protein is MVQTRSIKILLAGNTASDIDEIKYHLRRLERDYKLTTTTSFDIFKNHYSKRVPDLVIVDLDNPDYNGSSILNFVRQKSPYHPIFIISDKLDESSVIRFIVENKANDHFRKNDLSRLHSSVEREVLNLALKLELKDKTDSLQKSEMLLKETQKLAKLGSWSMDLNTLDVQWSDEMFRIFEVDKSLGTPNLEELRSFYHPDDADLFKEPVYNQQYEPYKLEGRIFDSNGNLKFVEISGDFKFDKNNKPYLVMGTLRDITESKKAQLKIKQKDEQLKNITNNINVLVLKYVLYPNGTDAILYVNDVIEEMGEIPKSAPLEDTANVWSLVHPDDIEGVKQSVVHSAQNLVLWEKDFRVITPSGKLKWLSSKGTPELQPDGSVHWDTVIIDVTEEKKVQDSIKESERKIRALLHTSPVGIYLIDAKGIVTDFWNHTAEQIFGYKKEEVIGNFLPYLGEDDLQEYYTIIDQIQLGEVLRNKRLKRTNKEGNDIFIEINTSPLFDDQNNLESVLVIVSDVSPLVEKENSLKRSLAEKELLLAEVHHRVKNNLAIITGLLNLQGLQLKNDELSGILAETSLRIKSIANIHELLYNEESLSDIPFKQYVHQLGIEIISSMTMPQAVEFEVNMDDINVNINQAIPLGILFNELITNSLKYAFDDHDDALISISIDYENGEYSVSYCDNGPGFEEANFERTNSLGTTLIRTLLAQLDADYSINSDNQFRLDFKFKEVVSGAHGNLTEVPQQ
- a CDS encoding nuclear transport factor 2 family protein is translated as MKNFLIIFLFVLATSEAINAQNNADERAILSNINILFDGMRTSDSSMVSSVFLSNASMQTVVEDENGISQLRSGSLPQFLKAVGTPKNTIWDERIANVEIKIDGALAMAWVPYSFYAGDRFSHCGVNQLQFIKKDGAWKIFTIVDTRRPTNCIADL